A segment of the Necator americanus strain Aroian chromosome IV, whole genome shotgun sequence genome:
AGCGGCTGCAAGTAAGATCACTAGTGATTTACCAGCTAATATGACAGGAATTCTTTGTTACCACTCTGAAGTGCTTGTCTGGGTCAGTTCCGCAGCGGAGATGGCCTGTTTCCCTTATGTGGATCTTATACAGAATACTACCACAAAATACTCTTTTGAATCGTACCACAGAGATTATTGGCTGGAAATAGCCACTAATACTGTTTTTCCATCTTCTACCAGAATTTGTTCCAAGgcttaaattttagaaataaccGGTGACAAGATGAGTGTAGGGGCACAGAAAACGAAGCAAATAGCAAGTAAGTTGCATATTCGCGTACGTTTCAAATTGCTTTCCTCTAGTTTCAAGCAATGTAGTCGAGTAAAAAAAGACCTGAGGTGTgaatttgcgtaagcggtggTCTCACATTGATTCCAACTCCCAGCGGTTCGAGAGCAGCCGAATACGAAAAAGAATAAGGAATGTTTATCCGAAGCCAACTTTCGGAGAGATTTTCATGTTTGGAATCTCTCCACCAATCACTTCCGATTGAAGTGAAAGATCCGCAtattatttcagaaataactggagagaaaatgaaggaggGCGCCCAGGCAACGAAGGAAGCGACACGTTAGCTTCATAACGATTGTTACTTTTCTTTCCCGTAACATCGTAGGTAGAACATATGAGTTTTCGTTTTCAGTTGATCTGCACGAGGGAGTAAAAGAAATGCAGGCCGCTAGTAAGTTGTACTCGTTAACTTCATCACTAAACTGTTGAAGACGAAATTATCAGATGACTATGAACAAAGTATGAGCGCTGATTTTCACGGGACGTGCGAACTTTGCAGACTGCAATCACTCTGATGCAACagcatttgttttattttgagatGACCAGGCAtacaaaaaggagaaaaacgaagatgaaaagaataatGATCAAAAAGACcaaaaggaaaagtgaaaggaGCGTACAGCGGAAGAAGACATTGATATTGATTAATTAAGTGAATAAAACCATTTCTGCAGAAATGCTTCGCGAGGGAACTTTGTCAGATGAGGATCTGAGACGAGAGAGAGGAGACTTTAATCGTCAAAGTTTATGTCCCAGTTTGCGCACTGAGATCGCATCATGTGATCCTCTTCTCCTCGTGATACGGAACCAATGAGATAAGAAAACAAAGTGGCGAAAGCGCTTGCGCATATGCTGTTGGATGTTCGAGGGCGAAGGAAGAAAAGGGTTCAGGATCCTGGAAGGAAAATCCTGAATTCCATGGATGGAGTAGAATATGGACTGggaaacaagaacaaaaattggaGGAGAGTGGTATAAGCGGGTCAAACACGAAACGAAACTCGGTGCggatgcgtaagcggctgcgctcgatgcggAGCAGTGGATCTAGCTTTTGGAATAGAAATGGGATCATGCGAACAGCAGCGACGAACGGTGCCCTccttgatcctaaccgctacgcatCACCGCACTGTTCCGACAGCAgcctcttacgcaactgcagcgatcttcgtgtcgttttgatccaactgtaCTTGATGTGGTCCCACGGCGTAATCTGTGTGTGCTTCTAATTGACATCACGCAAGGAACTttcaaattcctcaaaaattactgtaacgacgggttgttttcttcttcaagctGTGCTTCGCCTCGTCATATACTTaatatttttatccatttaaATAGCCGACATTGTTGCgttcaaaaaatcaatccaATTAATATCCAAAGAAATCGAGGAAGAGGTGGTCTCATGAGAAAGGCAAGAATGACGGTGGCATTGGTCTGCAAAACCTATATAAGTACCGTGCAAGAACTACAGATAGTTATAAATACCTAAAGACACTAATACTGATTACTAGTAATCTACTGGTTCAATCGATAGGAAAGCGAGTTGTAATAATCAGCTAATAGTAAAGCTGTGAAttgaaagaaggagaaatgagGAACCGATGCTAAATGACGGAATGCTGACATCTTCCTGCtacaacatacatacacactCTCTGA
Coding sequences within it:
- a CDS encoding hypothetical protein (NECATOR_CHRIV.G14622.T3), which codes for MLDHLKAAAKITGDKMSVGAQKTKQIAKITGEKMKEGAQATKEATLDLHEGVKEMQAANDQAYKKEKNEDEKNNDQKDQKEK
- a CDS encoding hypothetical protein (NECATOR_CHRIV.G14622.T2) encodes the protein MLDHLKAAAKITGDKMSVGAQKTKQIAKITGEKMKEGAQATKEATLDLHEGVKEMQAANDYEQSMSADFHGTCELCRLQSL
- a CDS encoding hypothetical protein (NECATOR_CHRIV.G14622.T1) gives rise to the protein MSVGAQKTKQIAKITGEKMKEGAQATKEATLDLHEGVKEMQAANDQAYKKEKNEDEKNNDQKDQKEK